A genomic window from Glycine max cultivar Williams 82 chromosome 17, Glycine_max_v4.0, whole genome shotgun sequence includes:
- the LOC100777007 gene encoding spermidine hydroxycinnamoyl transferase: protein MSSVTYKGCYTVRPMEPTKCERVPLSEWDQIGTITHVPTIYFYRPTSQDKDNVNTVASTLKDALSRALVPFYPLAGRLHWINKGRLELDCNAMGVHFIEAESSLTLENLGDFSPSSEYNNLVPNVDYTLPIHELPVVLIQLTNFKCGGFSISLNTSHAVADGPSALHFLCEWARLSRGELLQTAPLFDRTVFRAGEPPLMPLTECRVHKDQFIHPPLLLGQTNNTEERKKKTTVVILKLTKTQVETLKKTANESNSGHARCYTRYESVTGHVWRTACKARGHKEDQPTALGVCVDSRSRMEPPLPKGYFGNATLDTVATSLAGDLVSKPLGYACSRIREAIERVTDEYVRTGIEFLKNQEDLSRFQDLYAIGSEKGPFYGNPNLGVVSWLTLPIYGVDFGWGKEVYMGPGTHDFDGDSLLLPGPDGEGSVLLALCLQVPHMDTFKKHFYQDINVSESCQD from the coding sequence ATGTCATCAGTAACCTACAAAGGCTGCTACACCGTAAGGCCTATGGAACCAACAAAGTGTGAACGCGTACCTTTATCTGAATGGGATCAAATAGGCACCATAACTCACGTTCCCACAATCTACTTCTACCGTCCCACCTCACAAGACAAAGACAACGTTAACACCGTTGCTTCCACCTTGAAAGACGCATTAAGCAGAGCCCTAGTGCCGTTTTATCCACTAGCTGGTCGTTTACATTGGATAAACAAGGGTCGTTTAGAGCTTGATTGCAACGCCATGGGGGTTCATTTCATTGAAGCTGAATCCTCACTAACCCTAGAAAATCTCGGTGACTTTTCACCCTCTTCAGAATACAACAACCTTGTCCCCAACGTAGACTACACCCTCCCAATTCACGAGCTACCCGTGGTTCTCATTCAACTAACTAACTTCAAGTGTGGTGGTTTTAGCATTAGCTTAAATACTTCACATGCTGTTGCGGATGGACCAAGTGCATTGCACTTCTTGTGTGAGTGGGCAAGGCTTTCACGCGGTGAGCTTCTTCAAACGGCGCCGTTATTCGACCGGACCGTGTTTCGTGCCGGAGAGCCTCCTCTGATGCCACTAACGGAGTGTCGCGTTCACAAGGATCAGTTCATTCACCCTCCGTTGTTGCTCGGCCAAACCAACAACacagaagaaaggaagaaaaaaaccaCAGTGGTTATTCTCAAACTGACCAAAACACAAGTTGAGACACTGAAAAAGACAGCGAATGAGAGTAACAGTGGTCATGCACGTTGTTACACTCGTTATGAGAGTGTGACTGGTCATGTGTGGAGAACTGCATGCAAGGCAAGAGGGCACAAAGAGGACCAACCAACCGCGCTAGGTGTTTGTGTTGACTCGAGGAGTCGCATGGAACCTCCTTTGCCAAAAGGATATTTTGGGAATGCAACTTTGGACACTGTTGCTACTAGCCTTGCTGGTGATTTGGTGTCAAAGCCATTAGGGTATGCGTGTAGTAGAATAAGAGAGGCGATTGAGAGGGTTACTGATGAGTACGTTAGGACGGGGATTGAGTTCTTGAAGAATCAAGAGGATTTGAGTAGGTTTCAAGATCTATATGCAATAGGGAGTGAGAAGGGTCCTTTCTATGGGAACCCTAATCTTGGTGTGGTTAGTTGGTTAACGTTGCCTATCTATGGCGTTGATTTTGGGTGGGGGAAGGAGGTTTATATGGGTCCGGGGACACATGACTTCGATGGAGATTCTTTGCTTCTTCCTGGTCCAGATGGGGAGGGGTCTGTGCTGCTTGCTTTGTGTCTTCAAGTGCCGCATATGGATACGTTTAAGAAGCATTTTTATCAAGACATTAATGTGTCAGAATCATGCCAAGATTGA
- the LOC100777532 gene encoding spermidine hydroxycinnamoyl transferase, producing MPVTLKACYTVKPIETTWCGRVSLSEWDQTGNVTHVPIIYFYRTPSQESNNNSIASTLKDSLSRVLVPFYPLAGRLHWINNGRLELDCNAMGVQFIEAESSSSFEDLGDDFSPSSEYNYLVPTVDYTLPIHGLPLVLIQLTNFKCGGVSIGITLSHAVVDGPSASHFISEWARLARGEPLQTVPFHDRKVLHAGDPPSVPLARCHSHTEFDEPPLLLGKTDNTEERKKKTAMVILKLSKTQVETLKKTANYGGYGNDSYSRYEAIAGHIWRSACKARGHKEDQPTTLTVIVDSRSRMEPPLPKGYFGNATLDTVATSLAGDLVSKPLGYASSRIREAIERVSDEYVRSGIEFLKNQEDLRRFHQDLHAIESEKKEPFYGNPNLAVVSWLTLPIYGVDFGWGKELYMSPATHDFDGDFVLLPGPDGDGSLLVCLGLQVEHMDAFKKHFYEDIESKS from the coding sequence ATGCCAGTGACCTTGAAAGCTTGTTACACTGTGAAGCCTATAGAGACAACATGGTGCGGACGCGTATCTTTATCTGAATGGGATCAAACAGGAAATGTAACTCACGTCCCCATAATCTACTTCTACCGTACTCCCTCGCAAgagagcaacaacaacagcattGCTTCCACCTTGAAAGACTCATTAAGCAGAGTCCTAGTGCCATTTTATCCACTAGCCGGTCGTTTACACTGGATAAACAATGGTCGTTTAGAACTTGATTGCAACGCCATGGGAGTTCAATTCATTGAAGCTGAATCCTCATCAAGTTTTGAAGATCTCGGTGATGACTTTTCACCCTCTTCAGAATACAACTACCTTGTCCCCACTGTAGACTACACTCTCCCAATTCACGGCTTGCCCTTGGTTCTGATTCAATTAACTAACTTCAAGTGTGGTGGCGTTAGTATCGGCATAACACTTTCACACGCGGTTGTGGATGGACCAAGTGCATCACACTTTATTAGTGAGTGGGCAAGGCTTGCACGCGGCGAGCCTTTGCAAACGGTGCCGTTTCATGATCGAAAAGTGCTACATGCCGGGGACCCACCTTCGGTGCCACTAGCAAGGTGTCACTCTCACACGGAGTTTGATGAGCCTCCGTTGTTGCTCGGAAAAACGGACAACACggaggaaagaaaaaagaagaccGCAATGGTTATCCTCAAACTGAGTAAGACACAAGTTGAGACATTGAAAAAGACAGCAAATTATGGCGGTTATGGTAATGATAGTTATAGCCGTTACGAGGCTATAGCTGGTCACATATGGAGAAGTGCATGTAAGGCAAGAGGGCACAAAGAGGACCAACCAACAACGCTTACTGTTATCGTTGACTCGAGAAGTCGAATGGAGCCTCCTTTGCCAAAAGGGTATTTTGGGAATGCAACTTTGGACACTGTTGCTACTAGCCTTGCGGGTGATTTGGTGTCAAAGCCGTTAGGGTATGCGTCAAGTAGAATAAGAGAGGCTATTGAGAGGGTTAGTGATGAGTACGTTAGGTCGGGGATTGAGTTCTTGAAAAACCAGGAGGATTTGAGAAGGTTTCATCAAGATCTTCATGCAATAGAGAGTGAGAAGAAGGAGCCTTTTTATGGGAACCCTAATCTGGCTGTGGTTAGTTGGTTGACGTTGCCGATCTATGGCGTTGATTTTGGGTGGGGGAAGGAGCTTTATATGAGTCCAGCAACGCATGACTTCGATGGAGATTTTGTGCTTCTTCCTGGTCCAGATGGGGATGGATCTTTGCTGGTTTGTTTAGGTCTGCAAGTGGAGCATATGGATGCGTTTAAGAAACATTTTTACGAGGACATTGAGTCAAAATCatga